From the genome of Vitis riparia cultivar Riparia Gloire de Montpellier isolate 1030 chromosome 11, EGFV_Vit.rip_1.0, whole genome shotgun sequence:
TGGTACTTGAAATTGCTAAGCAACCCCTATAACCAAATAACTTCTTCATTGCATGTTTCTATGACTTCCTTATACTTCtattataaataatacaaattttgattGTAATTTACACATCCAACTAAAGCATCATCTACTATTAAGAACACGTGATTAGTAGTagaattttttaatacctttttttatatatatttttaggtttttaaatctCGATATCTTGCATAGTCTCATTGACAGTTCCAACCAACTATAGATCTTGAcaactataaaataataaacacttTGAGGTACCTTTCAAACAATGAAGAGTCTATTGCATGTCATAGAAAACACTAAGCTTCCTATTACAAATGAACATTGTACTTCATACAAATAATGTATCTTCTCCACTTCTATGTTCTCAGAGATTGTTTTAAAGATGACTTGCAAGTAGTAGGGAACAAAGTATTGACTAGTTCAATATCTTCTTTATTGAAGTAAGGTTAGAATctataaatataacatttttgttttatccaaaatttccttttctttttatccttGAATATTCTCATCCTAAGAATTTGATTAGAAACTCTTAAAtcctttatttcaaaaattttagtCACAATGACtttcatatttgtattttcattAACAATTAACAAGTCATCTATACatataataaaactataaaGCTAACACTATGATAACTATAAAAAGTAGACACGATGGCTAGAATCACATATTTGGAATCCTAAGCTCATACAAGACTTAAATCGATTATAAAAACACCTCAATGCCTTCTCTAATTCATATGGAATACTAAGTTTATAAGACTCAAAACCAaagccttcttcttcttctttagaCACAATAGCCAAATCATATATCTAAAATCCTAGGCTCATAAAGGATTGAGATGACTTTTGAAAACACCATAATGTCTCCTTTAAACCATCTTGAATCTTAAGCTCATAAAGGACTCAGCTCTCAAccaaattcttctttttcttcttctttttcaaactATATGGAATCCTAAACTCATAAAGGACTCAAATCATAATCaaattcttccttttcttccttatATTTAAGATTACCATGGAAAAATGCAGTTTTTATATCTAGTTACTTGAGTTCCAAATCAAGTACAACTACAAAACTCAACATAATATATACTTAGTACCCAAACTACataaaaatgcaatttttacATCTACTTGcttaaaattcaaatcaagTGCAGTTATCAAACCCAACAAATAACACATGGTACCCAAACTATggaaaaatacaattttacaTTTGGCTACTTAAGTTTCAAATCAAATGCAGGTACTAAACACAACAAAATACAAATAGTATCCAAACTTGTTAAAGGATAAAGTTTATCTAAGTAATGCTTGATtctttgagaataaatttttactATAAAGTAAgcttcatatattttcatatttccattagtatttttttcaacttaattttaaacCCATTTGAACAAATATCCGTCTACTCTATTGATAATTGAATCAAGTCATGCATCTTGTTTTGATACAAAGCCTTCATGGCCTCTTCCATAAACACTTTCCACTAGTTAGCATCTTTAGAATGATAAGACTCTTTACATGAATAAagttcacactttttttttcctatgcaAACAAAAGAtgtcataaattattttaattacccTTTATAATTTTGATGATTCAATATGGTATTATCTCAATCAATGGtaattaaaatagtttattatatttagtaattattccattatttttaattttttagaaaatatgttattgcttttaatttgttattatgtcaaattaatatttaaatttatcataattaaatatgttGTCATATAAACCtcttaagggtatttttgtgCAATTTTCATTCCTAAAGAAAGAATGAGATTCTTTAGGCAAATCTAAGGAAAACCATTCTCCACTTTGAAGAACAATTCCTCAAAATTAGATGggtttcacactttttttttttttaattccaagttTTAGTAAGTGcaagaatgaaaagaaatgaaacaatTCCCTTTTATTTGATTCCTTAGAAATATAGTAAATTTGTCATGAGAGAAATTGACTTTATGGTGCTTTCCATAGAGCTAGTGTtcacaaaattatgaattaataaactttaaatcatGAAGTAAATTTCTATCAAGTAGTGCCTAAATCCCTACTTGCTCACGTGATCCAAATGCCTATGCCAAATTGACTCTATCATATCATTAACAATTATAACTTGCCAACCatggtattttttattttttatttttttgtagatAAAAATCTTGAACTAATTACGTCTTGCAATCATTGACGCTCCCTTGGTTATTTTCAATTACTTCTTTTCACTAGAAAATTATCAACCATCTTCaccaatttttttcaatgataaaataaaCTCTTCCCTAGATTCATTATGTGTTTTGCCTACTAAATTGAATGCATGGAACCATCAACATTATAATTGAAACATCTCTAAGTCCCACTATTTTGCATTACTTATCATCAACCATGTAAATAATAGCACCACATAAATGGTAAGTATGTGACTAACCACTACCTAGTGTCATATGGAATGCTATAGTGGAATCCAAAACTCTTTAATGTTGCATATTTCTTCTAGGATTACAAATAGTGCCTCTATTTCTTCAAATGAATCTTCAACTTTAACAAGCTTTACCCTTAGATTTCAtgtttgtatattatttttagaattaccTTGATTAGTTTTCCTTAATCTGAAGTCTTTTCTCATATGCTCATGTTTTGTATGATTCCAATACTTCCCTTTACTCTTGCATTTTGAATTGGATCCATTTGGTTCTTTCCTAGCACCATAACCCCCTTCTCTATATGTTTGTTTTGTGCTACCATCTGCATCACCTaaagaatttcttaattttatatgtgACTATTTTGTGAGCAGCATTGATATTACAAATTCATAAGAGAGATTTGTGTCTTTAATGATGACCATGATCAAAATACCTAGTGATTCCAACCTTGACCAAAGTAGAAGATCAATAACtcttacatttttattaatcatagTTATGTTGAACTCATTCGACTGTTCTTGCTAATAGGACTCTCCATCCTAGAGACGTGGAATTTTTCATGgtgaaatcattaatttgatATGGATTTTCCATTGTATAAATTGTGAAAATTTCTTGTCTTTATTCATGGTTTCTTTTTATATGTTCAACAAAACAACCTTATCTAGTGGAATCTACCATGGCCAACTATCGTTCTCATAAAAATCTTCATTTGTAATCTCCACTAGTTTGTCTTCTTTCCTTTAggagcttttttttctttctaacaaATACTTGCATCTTCAACTCCCATGTTAGGTAATTGGAATCGTTGAATTTTGGTATCTTAGACTTTATGGAGCCCAATCCTTTCATCTTGACTTGTTCAGTATTAGAAAGCATTGATCTtatatgttaaattttcaatattggtTCCAAAACCAATAGTTGAATAAGTTTGATTGCACATAATGCATATATTAATGTtagtgaaaataaaatcaaataaaaaaaatagaaaaagagagataaaaACACAAATTTAAGGGCAACCAACAATATGCCTACACATACAAGGCACAAAGtgatattattttgtttactagaaaacaagagaaaaaagaattatagATAATTGATACACTTGCTAATTGATCTTTTTGCTAGTATAGTGTCTTTCACGCAAAATCTTAGAATTGAACTATATTTAAAACCCTTAGTGCAACtcttttattgtattttaaacAAGGATATAATAGTcttataataattcaaaaactaataaaatttagttttgttGAGGAGTTGAGTTATTCTTGATATATGtattttcttgatatatatattttttaaggagATTGATTTTCCCTTCCATATATTTAGTTGAACTTTTACATTTATAAGTAGAAgaaccattatttttttaaaataaaattatatatttgaatttaatatttattatatttttcccttttattttgaCTTGAGTTGCATTCTCTTCCACATCCTCTTGAGGAATATGAATTacttgttatttttattgaaaataaaaaccaccTCAATATCTATTTCCTTGGGCCTGACCATGTCCAAGACTATGTCTACAATCGTTTTGGCTTCTTTGGTTCTCATAAAGAACTTGTTCCAATTTTCTTAGTCCTTCCTTTTTATACGAGTTTGTAATGATCCCATAAGTGAATAaatggatataattttttttctcttcaacaaccataacaatataattataattaaatataaagatccaaacatatttttgttaaacGAAATATTTAAGGAGATACACAAAATCAAGCCCATAAAAGGCAGGAAGACActcatcaatattttcataaatctagagaaatcaaatattaataatatttgatttttataatatttggaaatcaaatattaacaatatttgGAAAGTATCCTAAAATGAAGAGAATCAAATATGAGAGGAGTGAGGGATGTAATCCTGGTCTCTTCAAATTATTTCATGCTAGCAAAAAATAAGTAAACTTCATACTATGTGAATTGATCTTTAAGTAGCATGCATACTTTAACTTatgatttcttaattaatttgagtTACAATTACTTCTTGTTTGGTTTAAAAGTAGAGTCGGATTGGAACTAGTGTCCTACGTACTATCAAATATATGTGCTCTTAGTCTTTTgagaatatatcaaaatattggtAGCACTAATTCAATGGTTTCTTGAATTTGTGTAGGTATTTGCTATGCCAAAAGGACAAATAGGACTTTTCCCAGATGTCGGTGCATCATATTTCCTTTCTAGGCTCCCAGGATATTTTGGTAAAGTTATCAATTCTTCTTATAACTTTATAACATTTCAGCATAGTTTTTGCATCAAAAAATTTGGTATGTAGTTCCCATTCCCTTTCCCCCTTTTagataaatagaattttatatgcatataattaatacatttgaattttgtcaaacatattGTAGAAACTATTATCTTATGTCTAATCTTTTAAGATTAACAAGGGAATGGTGAAATAAGTGAATTATTTAACTTCTATAATTTAGTAATATATATGGTCTAGACACCCTTTTCTAACTTAGGTTAAATTATTGATTAAAAGTAACATGTAAGAATATTAAATAGAGAAATAGACAAATTTTGAAGtgctaaaaaagaaagaaaaaaaaaagatagaaataaCCAACTAGAACTtgcttttttttaaaaccttccTTGGTCTAGCTTCTTTGTagtgaaatttaaataatatcttaaGCTACTACATGATACATTAGTTAGGTTCATGTGGTTTTGtctcattttcctttaatttgtgtTAATCGATGTGAAGGAGAATATTTAGGACTTACTGGTGCACGACTAGATGGAAAGGAGATGCTTGCTTGTGGTCTTGCTACCCATTTTGTCCTCTCAAAGGTACTTTCTCTCAAAgataattcaaagttatcataAAAGGTActttctaaatgaaattcacataaatgaataaatggtaagatttaaaaaattttcgcATATTCTTTGTTGTTACAGGATCTTCTTCTACTGGAAAATTCACTATCTGAGGTGGCTTCTTCAGATGCATCAACCATTTCTAGAGTTATCAGTGGATTCTCGAGCAAAATATCCTTAAAGAAAGAAAGCGCCTATAGGAGGTGATTCTCATGCAAATTGATTATATGAATTCCTAAGCATTTTTATTGAGTTACAACACTGCATATGTCACCCATGACTTTTAGTGACTTCGATGCATTGATAAATAGATTGGAGACAATCAACAAATGTTTCTCAAGGAGGACAGTTGAAGAAATCCTATCAATGCTGGTGACTATGattgaaaaattgtttctttgattatgtattctatattttgtaaaacaaaagcaGCAATGTTGACTATGATATTTGtcataattaattagaatttcACTTGTTTTAGGAAAATGAGGCTGCAAATGGAGATAACAAGTGGATAATCCAAGCAATAAGTTCCATGAAGTCAGCTTCTCCGACAAgccttaaaatttttcttaaattggTAAGAACATTATAAATGCTTATTCATTTTCGAAGGAAAGTTCCTTAGTTAACAATGTAATTCTActctattaataaaatatttatttgattcatatttAGATTAGAGAAGGGCGAACAAAAGAACTTAAAGATTGTCTAATCCAAGACTATACAATCGCTTGTCACATGTTTCAAAGGACATTCAATCCTGATTTCATTGAGGTATCTAGATTGGATAGCTTATGTTTGTTTTTAGCTATTTTGATACCTATTACTCATATGGCAAGAACCTATGCATTCAGGGTTCAAGAgcaaaattatttgagaaaggCCAACAACCTAAGGTACTTATAATGCCATCtcttcatgaaaaataattggCAGCATTCATATTCTTATCATGAGACtcttattatccttttatttttctttcattgtgcAAATAGAGACTTTACTCATTTCTAAGGGAAAAGAAACAACTTATATTCGAGTTAGGAGAACAGGGGTGCAACTACACAACTGTCCATCAGGTCTCGATCCCATGACAAAAGCCCTCGATTTGTCCAATCTTCCCCTTCAGCCAAAATCTTTGTAGAAAATAACTTGAGTGCCTTAAAATAACCTAAGAGGGGATTCAATGGGTTCCATCAATTATCTGAGGCACACTTTTGCATGCTGTTTATTTCACCTTTAGAGGAAGGAAGACTATTTTTATAGCTTCTTTTGCTACCTGCTAATTTTACAAGCAATATCTAATGTAGAAAAagatgatatgaattttttgtcCATCTAATGGTCACATGCCACAACAGCAATGATAAAGGGGAACATAAAACTGATACTAATTTCCCTATAAAAGAACTGTATGCCACAATGTTAGCAAACTGCAGTTGAACACAATGCAACCTATTATGTATTTATGCTCTGTATTTTCCATATAATTCTTTTGCATGTACtccaaaataaaacaagaaatagacTGGGAGTAAGTATTTTGAATAAGAGTAATGCTGCTTTTTATAAATGATTCCCTGCATCTTTGGTTCTGTAAAATTATAAAGCATGCCCTTATTATCGTAGGAGAAACCATCTAAAACCCATTTGGAGTGAGTATAAGTTTTCATTGAATAAGCTTGATAAAGTATTTCGGTTATATGATACATGGGAAAGTATTATTTAGTAATAGTATGCAATGTCTGTTATCACCCCACGTCGTCTCCACGTTCACCACCATGAAGGGGTGATCCTGAAGTGGTCCAACACCCACGTCCTCCACCATGATCGCACTTTTTCCACTGCGTTTAAAGAGGGTGTGGCAAATCTGCCGAAACGTGGTATGATGGGAGGCCACGGTTATATATTTCTCATGGTCCCGAACTCGATATCTGCGTCTTCATTATTCAATAATACACCATCCATAGTAGATCATCAGAGTTTGGAAACCAAAGGTTGAACCGATTCCAGCAACTTGATCCGATGGCTGGAGGTAAGTCCAAGTCTTTTACAGATTGAATTCATGTTGTAAGTGTTCATTGAATTGAATATATCATGTATGAAATCttacatttggtatcagagccatgaaAACCTTGCCTCTGCCTTGTATCTATTTTGCACCAGAATTGTTTAGTTAATGTTTCATTTTCTGgttaaaaaatacaatcataCAGTATGCTTGATAGGAATATCcgttttatgattaaaatacccATGCTTGCCGACACCACAAATGATGGATCATTGCTACTGCCACTGtagtataattttaataaagtcGGCTCTGGATGGTCAACCTCCACCCAATCTATGAGCCATAACTTGAAAGAACCCATTTGCCAAACTTGGAGACCGACTTCTCCAATTATCTCCAATGAAAGCCTCTGTCCGGCGACTTTCCGACAGAAATCCTGCATCATTTTCGAAGTGGGTCTGCCTCCGGTACACCCATTTCCAAAGGTGACCATGATAAGGGCTAAGGAAGCAATCTGGTGGGTGTTTAAGAGGCCATTGTGACTGTGAGTCATGCAAAGCTTTCCCGGAGCGCTGCTAGGCTGTTTTGCGGCTAAAGCATGGTGCTGCCTGTGAGGAGAGGCGCTGTCTATCTGGTGCATTTAGTCTCCACCGTCATTGCCTCAGTTCAGCCATGGTCGGACATGGACTAGTGGCGGTGGATTTTGGTGCCGGAAAAAACAGGCAGCAGTGGCGTTCATCCGCTGGTGATGCAAGCTGCTTGAAAGGCACTGCGTGGGGCTGTTCTTGCATGTGTTGTAGGTGGCTCCATAGCTAGCTGATAATGATGCAATCCATGTGAGTGGCGGCGAGTACGTGGCTACCGGTGATGAAGTAGTCCACGGGGTGGCGGAAAATTAGGATGGTGGGTTTTCGTTGcagttgataataataataaataaataaataaataaataaactagagAGAAATTGGGTTCTACTAAGTTTTTGGGCCTTGGAATAAGTGACTTTTGGGCCTATGAAGCTTATTGCATGGCAGTGGCCCATTTTACTGAATTAAGGGGCTTTAAGTGTTGGGCTTTAAAAATTGGGTCAATTTAGGTTCTTATGGCCcggtttaaattatttatgattgGGCTTGTAAACTTATTGTGAAATTTGGGCCAATTTAGGCAATTATGAcctgtttgaaataattttattgggTTTAGGCACCCATTTATTATTCGAAaccttttaaattattctaaattatatgtgattttatacatgcaaattaaattatttattttaatttatatgcttgTATGTGTAAAAATGTAGCCTAAATTTGAGttagataaattaaaagttgTAGCTTTTAATGCATGCAATTGTTGCCTAAAAATTTagttagatatattaaaattatatcatatagttttaatgtctagtgaaaccatatgattttttaaataattaaggaatagccacaacatccttaattatataaaaattatatattaagtaaataaggatcacattatggacattaattgtaattaattatataaatatgatgattttacCCCACAGGtttttcattatgtttatataattaattaggataaaatattaaaattattttttcctaatttacccaCAGGAGTTaggaataattaatttaataggtttatcataaatattatagacaaaaaaaaaaaatatcaaactatattcataataaatttcataattcaataaagtagtttgataaagtctatcataaagataattaatttgattgaattaaagatttagcccacaggcaatttttaataaaattagattcaattttaagcatgttctacattggtaaaacatgaatttatattaaagcctc
Proteins encoded in this window:
- the LOC117924934 gene encoding 3-hydroxyisobutyryl-CoA hydrolase 1-like isoform X3 encodes the protein MLLTLILIGLYLSHSSKSSSFFPSSLMASRFLSHPEPNQISQILRNLEVYEKDPIVKLLILKGQGKTFCAGGDVVGMVLSINEGHWSFGASFYKKQLTLDYLLATSTKPLVSLINGIVMGGGAGLSMNSMFRVVTENTVFAMPKGQIGLFPDVGASYFLSRLPGYFGEYLGLTGARLDGKEMLACGLATHFVLSKDLLLLENSLSEVASSDASTISRVISGFSSKISLKKESAYRRLETINKCFSRRTVEEILSMLENEAANGDNKWIIQAISSMKSASPTSLKIFLKLIREGRTKELKDCLIQDYTIACHMFQRTFNPDFIEGSRAKLFEKGQQPKWEPSKLELVRDDFVNQYFEKVDDADWEYLQLPARSNLAKTWESKL
- the LOC117924934 gene encoding 3-hydroxyisobutyryl-CoA hydrolase 1-like isoform X4, giving the protein MLLTLILIGLYLSHSSKSSSFFPSSLMASRFLSHPEPNQVLFEESSCVRKVILNRPHKLNSLTYEMISQILRNLEVYEKDPIVKLLILKGQGKTFCAGGDVVGMVLSINEGHWSFGASFYKKQLTLDYLLATSTKPLVSLINGIVMGGGAGLSMNSMFRVVTENTVFAMPKGQIGLFPDVGASYFLSRLPGYFGEYLGLTGARLDGKEMLACGLATHFVLSKDLLLLENSLSEVASSDASTISRVISGFSSKISLKKESAYRRLETINKCFSRRTVEEILSMLENEAANGDNKWIIQAISSMKSASPTSLKIFLKLIREGRTKELKDCLIQDYTIACHMFQRTFNPDFIEGSRAKLFEKGQQPKG
- the LOC117924934 gene encoding 3-hydroxyisobutyryl-CoA hydrolase 1-like isoform X2, with translation MLLTLILIGLYLSHSSKSSSFFPSSLMASRFLSHPEPNQVLFEESSCVRKVILNRPHKLNSLTYEMISQILRNLEVYEKDPIVKLLILKGQGKTFCAGGDVVGMVLSINEGHWSFGASFYKKQLTLDYLLATSTKPLVSLINGIVMGGGAGLSMNSMFRVVTENTVFAMPKGQIGLFPDVGASYFLSRLPGYFGEYLGLTGARLDGKEMLACGLATHFVLSKDLLLLENSLSEVASSDASTISRVISGFSSKISLKKESAYRRLETINKCFSRRTVEEILSMLENEAANGDNKWIIQAISSMKSASPTSLKIFLKLIREGRTKELKDCLIQDYTIACHMFQRTFNPDFIEGSRAKLFEKGQQPKRLYSFLREKKQLIFELGEQGCNYTTVHQVSIP